A portion of the Glycine max cultivar Williams 82 chromosome 10, Glycine_max_v4.0, whole genome shotgun sequence genome contains these proteins:
- the LOC100801123 gene encoding uncharacterized protein, translating into MKRTMPWSDDDESSSSHSDSECDSETGGGNSKGKSRKQTTKKSGLIDFEALKRHGYRGGPSVLKVPAPKEDDSKKNWSWSTGKEKHVDKEIEESYEERKKTREAISLGEELPAALTWNDKKNLSFSQKEKRKRELGQASRGKNYVEEEKRLLRENGIYSGFDA; encoded by the exons ATGAAGAGGACTATGCCATGGAGTGATGACGATGAGTCATCGTCTTCACATTCAGATTCTGAATGTGATAGTGAAACTGGAGGGGGAAATTCCAAAG GTAAATCTAGAAAGCAGACAACTAAGAAAAGTGGTCTAATTGACTTTGAAGCTCTGAAGCGACACGGTTATAGAGGTGGACCTTCAGTCCTAAAAGTACCCGCACCCAAAGAGGATGACTCGAAGAAAAATTGGTCGTGGTCCACTGGAAAAGAAAAGCATGTAGACAAGGAAATTGAAGAATCATATGAAGAGCGAAAGAAAACAAGAGAGGCTATTTCCCTAGGAGAGGAGCTGCCAGCTGCTCTGACTTGGAATGACAAGAAGAATCTTTCTTTCTCTCAGAAGgaaaagaggaagagagagcTGGGTCAAGCTAGCAGAGGCAAAAATTATGTTGAAGAAGAGAAGAGGTTGTTGAGAGAGAATGGAATCTATTCTGGTTTTGATGCTTAA
- the LOC100804850 gene encoding methylcrotonoyl-CoA carboxylase subunit alpha, mitochondrial: MASLALLRRTTLSHSHVRARAFSEGKSSNRHRIEKILVANRGEIACRITRTARRLGIQTVAVYSDADKDSLHVASADKAIRIGPPPARLSYLNGASIVDAAIRSGAQAIHPGYGFLSESADFAKLCEDSGLTFIGPPASAIRDMGDKSASKRIMGAAGVPLVPGYHGDDQDIEKMKLEADRIGYPVLIKPTHGGGGKGMRIVHAPDEFVESFLAAQREAAASFGVNTILLEKYITRPRHIEVQIFGDKHGNVLHLYERDCSVQRRHQKIIEEAPAPNISANFRAHLGQAAVSAAKAVNYYNAGTVEFIVDTVSDEFFFMEMNTRLQVEHPVTEMIVGQDLVEWQILVANGEALPLSQSQVPLSGHAFEARIYAENVQKGFLPATGVLHHYHVPVSSAVRVETGVKEGDTVSMHYDPMIAKLVVWGENRAAALVKLKDSLSKFQVAGLPTNVHFLQKLANHRAFANGNVETHFIDNYKEDLFVDANNSVSVKEAYEAAGLNASLVAACLIEKEHFMLARNPPGGSSLLPIWYSSPPFRVHYQAKRRMELEWDNEYGSGSSKIMKLTITYQPDGRYLIETGENGSPVLEVKAIYVKDNYFRVEAGGVINDVNVAVYSKDQIRHIHIWQGSCHHYFREKLGLKLSEDEESQHKPKVETSANPQGTVVAPMAGLVVKVLVENKTRVEEGQPVLVLEAMKMEHVVKAPSSGYVHGLQLAVGEQVSDGSVLFSVKDQ, translated from the exons ATGGCTTCTCTGGCGTTGCTCCGCAGAACCACGCTCTCCCACTCGCACGTGCGTGCACGAGCCTTCTCTGAGGGGAAGAGCAGCAACAGACACCGCATCGAGAAGATTCTAGTAGCCAACCGCGGTGAAATCGCTTGCAGGATCACGAGGACCGCGCGGAGGCTCGGCATTCAAACCGTCGCCGTTTACAGCGACGCCGACAAGGACTCGCTCCACGTTGCGTCCGCCGACAAGGCCATCCGAATCGGACCGCCACCGGCGCGGCTCAGTTACTTGAACGGAGCCTCCATCGTCGACGCCGCCATTCGCTCCGGCGCGCAG GCTATTCACCCTGGATATGGATTCTTGTCGGAGAGTGCTGACTTCGCCAAGCTTTGTGAGGACAGTGGTCTCACGTTTATAGGGCCTCCTGCGTCTGCTATTCGAGATATGGGTGACAAGAG TGCATCCAAGAGAATAATGGGAGCTGCAGGTGTGCCTCTTGTGCCTGGATATCATGGAGATGATCAAGATATTGAAAAAATGAAGTTGGAAGCTGATAGGATTGGATATCCAGTCCTGATTAAGCCAACTCATGGTGGCGGTGGAAAG GGAATGAGGATTGTACACGCTCCAGATGAGTTTGTTGAATCGTTCTTAGCAGCACAACGGGAAGCAGCTGCTTCTTTTGGTGTCAACACGATATTGTTGGAGAAGTATATTACACGGCCAAGACACATAGAAGTCCAG ATATTTGGGGATAAGCATGGGAATGTTCTGCATTTGTATGAGCGAGATTGCAGTGTGCAGAGAAGAcaccaaaaaataattgaagaagCTCCAGCT CCAAATATTTCTGCCAACTTTCGTGCACACTTGGGTCAAGCCGCTGTTTCTGCGGCAAAG GCAGTTAATTATTACAATGCTGGGACTGTGGAGTTTATAGTTGATACAGTCTCTGATGAATTTTTCTTCATGGAGATGAATACACGTCTTCAG GTTGAGCATCCTGTCACAGAAATGATTGTTGGTCAGGATCTTGTTGAATGGCAAATCCTTGTTGCCAATGGAGAAGCTCTTCCATTGAGTCAATCACAAGTACCCTTATCAG GTCATGCTTTTGAAGCTCGAATCTATGCTGAAAATGTTCAAAAAGGGTTTCTTCCAGCAACTGGAGTTCTACACCATTATCATGTTCCAGTCTCATCTGCAG TTCGGGTGGAGACTGGAGTTAAAGAAGGAGACACAGTTAGCATGCACTATGATCCTATGATTGCTAAGCTTGTGGTGTGGGGAGAAAATCGTGCTGCTGCCTTGGTCAAACTGAAGGATAGTTTATCAAAGTTTCAG gttgCAGGTCTACCAACCAATGTCCACTTTCTTCAAAAGCTTGCTAATCACAGGGCATTTGCAAATGGCAATGTGGAGACTCATTTTATTGATAACTACAAAGAAGACCTCTTTGTTGATGCTAACAATTCAGTGTCTGTGAAAGAAGCATATGAAGCTGCTGGACTTAATGCATCCCTTGTGGCCGCATGCCTCATTGAGAAAGAGCATTTCATGTTGGCTAGAAATCCCCCTG GGGGCAGCAGCTTGCTCCCTATATGGTATTCTTCTCCACCATTCAGAGTCCATTATCAAGCTAAGCGTAGAATGGAACTTGAGTGGGATAATGAATATGGTAGTGGTAGCTCAAAGATCATGAAGCTTACCATCACTTATCAGCCTGATGGGAGATACCTAATTGAG ACAGGAGAAAATGGATCTCCTGTTTTAGAAGTGAAAGCAATATATGTAAAAGATAACTATTTTAGAGTTGAAGCTGGTGGTGTAATCAATGATGTTAATGTAGCTGTTTACTCAAAG GATCAAATAAGGCATATTCATATTTGGCAAGGGTCCTGTCATCATTATTTCAGAGAGAAACTAGGCCTGAAGCTGTCTGAGGATGAAGAATCCCAACATAAACCCAAAGTTGAAACATCAGCCAATCCTCAAGGGACAGTTGTAGCACCCATGGCAGGCTTGGTAGTTAAGGTTCTAGTGGAGAACAAGACAAGAGTGGAGGAAGGACAACCTGTGTTAGTATTAGAAGCAATGAAGATGGAG CATGTTGTAAAGGCACCTTCCTCTGGCTATGTGCATGGGCTTCAACTTGCGGTGGGTGAACAGGTTTCAGATGGCAGTGTTCTTTTCAGTGTAAAG GATCAATAA